A window of Pseudomonas mucidolens contains these coding sequences:
- a CDS encoding DMT family transporter: MTTSNTSFFSRFSKAECVLVLITMIWGGTFILVQHAMTVSGPMFFVGLRFAAAALVVGLLSLRTLRNLTLLELKAGCFIGTAIMFGYGLQTIGLQTILSSQSAFITALYVPFVPLLQWVVLGRRPGLMPSIGIMLAFAGLMLLTGPAGAALNFSPGEIATLIGAIAIAAEIILISAYAGHVDIRRVTLVQLSTASLLSFLMVVPMGEALPGFSWLLLFTAVGLGMSSAVIQLAMNWAQKSVSPTRATLIYAGEPVWAGVIGRIAGERFPPFAMLGAALIVLAVIVSEIKTRGQKAVSLENKLEQERQG; the protein is encoded by the coding sequence ATGACAACCTCCAACACCTCGTTTTTCTCACGCTTCAGTAAAGCCGAATGCGTGCTGGTGCTGATCACCATGATATGGGGCGGCACCTTTATTCTGGTGCAACACGCCATGACTGTCAGCGGACCGATGTTTTTTGTCGGTCTGCGTTTTGCAGCGGCGGCGTTGGTGGTGGGCCTGCTTTCCCTACGCACGTTGCGCAACCTGACCCTGCTCGAGCTGAAGGCCGGCTGCTTTATCGGCACGGCGATCATGTTTGGCTATGGTTTGCAAACGATTGGCCTGCAGACAATTCTCAGCAGCCAGTCGGCATTTATTACCGCGCTCTACGTGCCTTTCGTACCGCTGTTGCAGTGGGTGGTGCTGGGGCGGCGTCCGGGCTTGATGCCGAGCATCGGCATCATGCTGGCGTTCGCCGGCCTCATGTTGTTGACCGGACCCGCCGGGGCAGCGCTGAATTTCAGCCCTGGCGAAATCGCCACATTGATCGGCGCGATTGCGATTGCCGCCGAGATAATTCTGATCAGCGCGTACGCCGGACACGTAGATATCCGCCGTGTGACTTTGGTGCAACTGAGCACGGCGTCACTGTTGTCGTTCCTGATGGTGGTGCCCATGGGCGAGGCGCTGCCGGGGTTTTCCTGGTTGCTGCTGTTCACCGCCGTGGGGCTCGGGATGAGCAGTGCGGTGATTCAATTGGCGATGAACTGGGCTCAGAAAAGCGTCTCCCCTACCCGCGCGACCCTGATCTATGCCGGTGAGCCGGTGTGGGCCGGGGTCATCGGGCGTATTGCCGGCGAGCGATTTCCACCCTTTGCCATGCTCGGAGCGGCGCTGATTGTGCTGGCGGTGATTGTCAGTGAGATCAAGACTCGTGGGCAGAAAGCCGTCTCGCTGGAAAATAAATTGGAACAAGAGCGTCAGGGCTGA
- a CDS encoding helix-turn-helix domain-containing protein, which yields MHKENPHRASVLQHVSQNVRRLRHAAGLSQTALSETSGVSRRMLVAIEAGEKNVSLSTLDRVAEALDVAFSDLIQAPDILDHSRINELAWAGEIAGSKAVLLAKATARREVELWEWRLEPGDRYCPDPDPESWSVQLFVFEGCLTLVVGEAETLVGSGEFFMFASHLPHVYRNEGDVAVRFVRNVVI from the coding sequence GTGCACAAAGAAAATCCGCACCGGGCTTCCGTCCTGCAGCATGTCAGTCAAAACGTTCGCCGCTTGCGCCACGCCGCCGGGTTGAGCCAGACCGCCCTGTCTGAAACGTCTGGCGTCAGTCGGCGGATGTTGGTGGCGATCGAGGCGGGCGAAAAGAATGTCAGCCTGTCGACCCTTGATCGTGTGGCCGAAGCCCTGGACGTGGCTTTCAGTGACTTGATCCAGGCCCCGGACATCCTCGACCATAGTCGCATCAACGAGTTGGCGTGGGCGGGCGAGATTGCGGGGAGCAAGGCCGTCTTGCTGGCCAAGGCCACCGCCCGACGCGAAGTCGAGTTGTGGGAGTGGCGCTTGGAGCCCGGCGACCGCTATTGCCCGGACCCCGACCCGGAAAGTTGGAGCGTGCAGTTGTTTGTCTTCGAAGGCTGCTTGACGCTGGTGGTGGGGGAGGCCGAAACGCTTGTCGGTAGCGGCGAGTTCTTCATGTTCGCCAGCCACCTGCCCCACGTCTATCGCAACGAGGGCGACGTGGCCGTACGCTTTGTGCGCAATGTGGTGATCTAG
- a CDS encoding cupin domain-containing protein, giving the protein MPEETISSRYTAINFVQKYALFSEQWTPKVIAQMNDYQFKVVKIEGDFIWHSHADTDETFIVLGGTLRIDFRDGAVTLNEGEMFVVPKGVEHKPYAETPVRLLLVEPCGVLNTGDQGGERTMRNDVWI; this is encoded by the coding sequence ATGCCTGAAGAAACGATTTCCTCGCGCTACACCGCTATCAACTTCGTACAGAAGTACGCGCTGTTCAGCGAACAGTGGACACCCAAAGTCATCGCTCAGATGAACGACTACCAATTCAAGGTGGTAAAGATCGAGGGCGACTTTATCTGGCACAGCCACGCCGATACCGATGAAACGTTTATCGTCCTGGGCGGCACGCTGCGCATTGATTTTCGTGACGGTGCCGTGACGCTTAACGAAGGCGAGATGTTCGTGGTGCCCAAAGGGGTGGAGCACAAGCCCTACGCCGAAACACCCGTCAGGTTGTTGCTGGTGGAGCCTTGCGGCGTGCTGAACACCGGCGATCAAGGCGGAGAACGGACCATGCGCAACGATGTGTGGATCTAG
- a CDS encoding histidine kinase sensor domain-containing protein, which produces MKLPNRHSLLWKLTGVLAVFCLLVVSLQVDLSQRLYHATAHLPAPSRQILLDYAQQAEAAWREHGAAGVDEFLRVLREREQVWAVVVNERHASVSSVPLNDAERLKLDFVREITGWLGRPGSRPTLYVPFSDDTSRLVMELPMHLDPRRHLGLWNLLLQQVLLALLALLFGTLLYRVLISPLVILRRQANALSAGDLASRVGPGVTRRGDELGELGRAFDHMAERLESTVALQRRLLRDLSHELRTPLSRLRVAGEREPDAVALRQRLEREVQGMERLIGSTLELVWLDTERPTLPVEAVEMESLWDLLREDACFESGWSPERLPCQLPVNCRVLGNLNGLAQALENILRNAIRHSPEDGVVCLSGSRDGEYWHLRIEDQGPGIAAEQLEQIFLPFTRLNIARPGGDGYGLGLSIARSIVHLQGGQVWAENAHPGLRLNLRLKVFAG; this is translated from the coding sequence ATGAAGCTGCCCAATCGGCACTCGTTACTGTGGAAACTGACGGGCGTACTGGCGGTGTTTTGCCTGCTGGTGGTCAGTTTGCAAGTGGACCTGAGCCAGCGTCTTTATCACGCCACGGCGCACTTGCCGGCGCCGTCCCGGCAAATCCTGCTGGATTACGCGCAACAGGCTGAAGCGGCCTGGCGTGAACACGGCGCCGCGGGCGTCGATGAGTTCCTGCGGGTCTTGCGCGAACGCGAGCAGGTCTGGGCCGTGGTGGTCAACGAACGGCACGCATCAGTGTCCTCCGTGCCATTGAATGACGCCGAACGGCTCAAGCTGGATTTCGTGCGCGAGATCACTGGATGGCTGGGACGACCCGGTAGCCGGCCCACTCTGTATGTGCCGTTCAGCGACGACACATCGCGCCTGGTGATGGAACTGCCGATGCACCTCGACCCCCGCCGGCACCTGGGGCTGTGGAACCTTTTGCTGCAGCAGGTATTGCTAGCGCTCCTGGCCCTGTTATTTGGCACGCTGCTGTACCGGGTGTTGATCTCGCCGCTGGTGATCCTGCGGCGCCAGGCCAACGCCTTGAGCGCGGGCGACCTGGCCTCGCGAGTGGGCCCCGGCGTGACCCGGCGCGGTGACGAACTGGGTGAGTTGGGCCGGGCCTTCGACCATATGGCCGAACGCCTGGAAAGCACCGTGGCGCTGCAACGCCGTTTGCTGCGCGACTTGTCCCATGAACTGCGCACACCCTTGAGCCGGCTGCGGGTAGCCGGCGAACGCGAGCCTGACGCGGTGGCCTTGCGCCAACGCCTGGAGCGCGAAGTGCAAGGCATGGAACGGCTGATCGGCAGCACCCTGGAACTGGTGTGGCTGGACACCGAACGCCCGACGCTGCCGGTTGAAGCGGTGGAAATGGAATCCCTGTGGGACCTGTTGCGTGAAGACGCATGCTTTGAAAGCGGCTGGTCACCCGAGCGCCTGCCCTGCCAATTGCCGGTCAACTGCCGTGTGCTCGGCAACCTCAATGGCCTGGCCCAGGCCCTGGAAAATATCCTGCGCAATGCGATCCGGCACTCACCGGAAGACGGTGTGGTGTGCTTGTCCGGCTCCCGCGACGGCGAATACTGGCACCTGCGCATTGAAGACCAGGGGCCAGGGATCGCAGCCGAGCAACTGGAACAGATCTTCCTGCCGTTCACCCGGCTCAACATCGCACGACCTGGCGGAGACGGTTACGGCCTCGGCCTGTCAATCGCGCGCAGCATCGTGCACTTGCAAGGTGGCCAAGTGTGGGCAGAAAACGCCCACCCTGGCCTGCGCCTGAATCTGCGGCTCAAGGTGTTTGCGGGGTAG
- a CDS encoding response regulator transcription factor: MHALHSSAAPRRILAVEDDPVLAAHLHNHLGQRGFEVTLRQHAGEIADLVRCNTFDLILMDIMLPGGSGLEVLAQLRRHQRVPVILMSALGAEQDRITGFSQGADDYLPKPFSMLEMDVRIDAILRRVAYEHATPDTASHADPQLAFDQQRADVSLEGEWADLTTTEYRILETLVAHVDEVLSKAFLYQQVMHRAYARHDRSLDMHVSRIRRKLHAIGYTAGRVETVRSTGYMLTRLAP, encoded by the coding sequence ATGCACGCCCTCCACTCCTCCGCCGCTCCACGACGCATTCTGGCTGTCGAGGATGATCCAGTGCTCGCCGCTCATTTGCACAACCACCTCGGCCAGCGGGGTTTCGAGGTCACCTTGCGCCAGCATGCTGGCGAAATCGCCGACCTGGTGCGCTGCAACACCTTTGACCTGATTCTCATGGACATCATGCTGCCCGGCGGCAGCGGCCTGGAAGTGCTCGCACAACTGCGTCGCCATCAACGCGTGCCCGTGATTCTCATGTCGGCGCTGGGTGCCGAGCAGGATCGCATCACCGGCTTCAGCCAGGGCGCCGATGATTACCTGCCCAAGCCGTTCAGCATGCTTGAAATGGATGTGCGCATCGATGCCATCCTGCGTCGCGTGGCCTACGAACATGCAACGCCAGACACCGCCAGCCATGCGGATCCACAACTGGCATTTGACCAGCAACGGGCCGATGTCAGCCTGGAGGGCGAATGGGCCGACCTGACCACCACCGAATATCGGATATTGGAAACCCTGGTCGCGCATGTCGACGAAGTGTTGAGCAAGGCCTTCCTTTATCAGCAAGTCATGCACCGTGCCTATGCACGGCATGATCGCAGCCTGGACATGCATGTCAGCCGTATTCGGCGCAAGTTGCACGCCATCGGCTACACCGCCGGGCGTGTGGAGACGGTCAGGAGTACCGGCTACATGTTGACGCGGCTGGCGCCATGA
- a CDS encoding secretin and TonB N-terminal domain-containing protein produces MVSDLSWAASAAQAEERPILRLDLPAQNLAPALEAFSRATGMAVLVDRELTRDRRSLGVHGRYSAQQALSLLLTGSGLMARYARSDAFTLQVPEVSRPVENRGLTARGAARINRSYAMVLQQAIESSLCGSPLTRPGSFRALVQVWINRDGVIEYSRLVSSTGDGRRDEALIRRLGATRVGRPAPSSLRSPFTLLLIRETTGKTMECTARKGASRA; encoded by the coding sequence ATGGTGTCGGACCTGTCGTGGGCAGCCTCCGCGGCGCAAGCCGAGGAGCGGCCGATCCTCAGACTGGATTTACCCGCGCAGAATCTCGCGCCGGCACTGGAAGCTTTCAGTCGTGCAACCGGCATGGCGGTATTGGTTGACCGGGAGTTGACCCGGGACCGACGTTCGCTCGGGGTACACGGGCGCTACAGCGCCCAACAGGCCTTGAGCCTGTTACTCACAGGGAGTGGCCTGATGGCGCGTTATGCTCGCAGCGATGCATTCACCTTGCAGGTGCCTGAGGTCAGCCGACCGGTTGAGAACCGCGGGCTGACAGCCCGTGGCGCGGCGCGTATCAATCGCAGCTACGCGATGGTCTTGCAGCAAGCCATTGAATCAAGTTTGTGTGGTTCGCCGCTGACCCGCCCCGGCAGTTTTCGCGCGCTGGTGCAGGTCTGGATCAACCGCGACGGAGTGATCGAATACAGCCGCCTGGTCAGCTCCACCGGCGACGGACGGCGCGATGAGGCGCTGATACGCAGGCTGGGCGCTACCCGGGTGGGGCGTCCGGCACCCAGTTCGCTGCGTTCGCCGTTCACCTTGCTTTTAATCCGCGAGACCACAGGAAAAACCATGGAATGTACAGCGCGGAAAGGAGCTTCCAGGGCATGA
- a CDS encoding RNA polymerase sigma factor: MKNSGYSPMVSLFLASYEDFKVRLRKRLGSEDLANDVLHETYLRVDRMDIPPNLQQPNAYLYRIALNIAADRRQADARLLTGSEIEELLQTSDEAQDPSRVVGGQKEIQSLLKALYELPARRRKILIAARLEEAPHLEISQRFGISTRMVEKEIKAALGFCALRLERKVIQRFGPGAGKPS; encoded by the coding sequence ATGAAAAACAGCGGGTACAGTCCGATGGTCAGCTTGTTCCTGGCTTCCTACGAGGACTTCAAGGTGCGTCTGCGCAAGCGTCTGGGCTCCGAGGACCTGGCCAACGACGTGTTGCACGAAACCTATCTGCGGGTCGACCGCATGGACATCCCGCCGAACCTGCAACAACCCAATGCCTACCTGTATCGCATAGCCTTGAACATCGCTGCCGACCGGCGCCAGGCCGATGCCCGATTGTTGACCGGCAGCGAAATCGAAGAGCTGCTGCAAACCAGTGACGAAGCCCAGGATCCGTCGCGGGTGGTCGGCGGACAGAAAGAAATCCAATCCTTGCTTAAAGCGCTTTACGAACTGCCGGCGCGCCGGCGCAAGATCCTCATCGCGGCACGCCTGGAAGAGGCGCCACATCTGGAAATCAGCCAGCGGTTCGGCATTTCCACGCGTATGGTCGAGAAGGAAATCAAGGCGGCCTTGGGGTTCTGTGCTTTGCGTCTGGAAAGAAAAGTTATTCAGCGGTTCGGTCCCGGGGCCGGAAAACCGTCTTAG
- a CDS encoding FecR family protein has translation MNIFSFPTAPDTPDSQLRCEARDWLVLLTSGQATVADAKALRDWCAQSPEHARAFEQAKALWHQLAPASEQMRAPRHFGRRALLGGAIAASAALFVVQFSLPGGVAGLGADYHTDVGEQRRVELRDGIRLELNTQTRISRSEQGIELLEGEVEVLAHTAQPLTVQAGAGWLSATQARFNVRNTDHSVCVTCIEGWLAVEVGGRSVRLDSGRQLTYDAAGLGTPVAVDTRSVIAWRDQVLVFNNAPLETVIDEINRYRPGMLVLLNRELGKRRVQARFSLQQLAGVALLIRDAYGAKCTELPGGVVLLS, from the coding sequence TTGAACATTTTTAGTTTCCCCACCGCCCCGGACACGCCCGACAGCCAATTGCGCTGCGAGGCGCGCGACTGGCTGGTGCTGCTGACCTCCGGCCAAGCCACAGTGGCCGATGCCAAAGCCTTGCGCGATTGGTGTGCGCAGAGCCCGGAACATGCCCGGGCGTTCGAACAGGCCAAGGCACTGTGGCACCAGTTGGCACCGGCGTCCGAGCAAATGCGCGCACCACGGCATTTTGGCCGACGCGCCTTGCTGGGCGGGGCGATTGCAGCCTCGGCGGCCTTGTTCGTCGTGCAGTTCTCGCTGCCGGGGGGCGTTGCCGGGCTAGGCGCCGACTACCACACTGACGTCGGAGAACAGCGTCGGGTCGAGCTGCGGGACGGTATCCGCCTGGAACTCAATACCCAGACCCGGATCAGCCGGAGCGAGCAGGGAATCGAATTGCTCGAAGGCGAGGTCGAAGTGCTGGCCCACACCGCTCAACCCCTCACGGTTCAGGCGGGCGCTGGCTGGTTAAGCGCGACCCAGGCGCGTTTCAATGTGCGCAATACCGATCACAGTGTGTGTGTGACATGCATTGAAGGATGGCTAGCGGTCGAGGTTGGTGGGCGGAGCGTGCGCCTGGACAGTGGTCGCCAACTGACCTATGACGCCGCGGGGCTGGGAACGCCGGTGGCGGTCGACACCCGATCGGTCATTGCCTGGCGTGATCAGGTGCTGGTGTTCAATAACGCGCCCCTCGAGACGGTGATCGATGAAATCAACCGCTATCGGCCGGGGATGTTGGTATTGCTTAACCGTGAACTGGGCAAGCGGCGGGTGCAGGCGCGGTTCAGTTTGCAGCAATTGGCGGGCGTGGCGTTGTTGATCCGTGACGCCTATGGCGCCAAATGCACCGAGCTGCCGGGTGGGGTGGTGTTGCTCAGCTAG
- a CDS encoding type II secretion system protein GspJ, with the protein MNNSQQGFTLIEVMVAIMLMAIVSLIAWRGLDSVTRADAHLQASTEQTETLLRALNQLQLDVNLRAGVELAPPPSEDQPPPPDALASVTVRSSDSKGFGLELIRSAPISGDGLQRVRWWLKGNTLYRAAAPARERYPLPAPNNGVAVLTHVSDLQVRVWNKDKGWRQLSGNRQENPSGMEITLVRQTPQGVEHYRQVLGPLD; encoded by the coding sequence ATGAACAACTCACAGCAAGGCTTTACCCTGATCGAGGTGATGGTGGCAATCATGCTGATGGCAATCGTTAGCCTGATTGCCTGGCGCGGCCTGGACAGCGTCACGCGTGCCGACGCCCATTTGCAGGCCAGCACCGAACAGACCGAAACGCTGCTGCGCGCGCTCAACCAGTTGCAACTCGACGTCAATCTGCGGGCGGGGGTTGAACTGGCGCCACCGCCCAGTGAGGATCAACCGCCTCCACCCGACGCGCTGGCGTCCGTCACCGTGCGCAGCTCCGACAGCAAGGGCTTTGGTCTGGAGCTGATCCGCAGCGCGCCGATCTCCGGCGATGGCCTGCAACGGGTGCGCTGGTGGCTCAAGGGCAACACCCTATACCGCGCCGCTGCGCCAGCGCGGGAGCGCTATCCGCTGCCGGCGCCCAACAACGGGGTCGCAGTGCTTACCCACGTCAGTGATCTGCAGGTCCGCGTTTGGAACAAAGACAAAGGCTGGCGGCAGTTGAGCGGCAATCGCCAGGAGAACCCATCAGGGATGGAGATCACCCTGGTGCGCCAGACGCCCCAGGGCGTGGAACATTATCGGCAGGTGCTGGGGCCGCTGGACTGA
- the gspH gene encoding type II secretion system minor pseudopilin GspH, with protein MTHRPQQGFTLIELMVVLLIIGIASAAISLSIKPDPLHLLRKDADRLGQLLQIAQAEARVDGRAITWRADAKGYRFSRNSEVGAGVDDFNGDPQLHPRAWENTPMQVSIEPRQTLRLNAEWINPPLRVVLSDGQYRLSVQRDAAGVLRVVSRP; from the coding sequence ATGACCCATCGACCACAGCAAGGCTTTACCTTGATCGAGCTGATGGTGGTGCTGCTGATCATCGGTATCGCCAGCGCAGCCATCAGTCTCAGCATCAAGCCCGACCCGCTGCATCTTTTGCGCAAGGACGCCGACCGCTTGGGCCAACTGCTGCAAATAGCCCAGGCCGAGGCCCGCGTCGACGGCCGTGCGATCACCTGGCGCGCCGATGCCAAGGGTTATCGCTTCAGCCGCAATAGCGAGGTCGGTGCGGGCGTGGATGACTTCAACGGCGACCCGCAACTGCACCCGCGTGCCTGGGAAAACACGCCGATGCAAGTGAGTATCGAGCCCAGGCAAACCCTGCGACTGAATGCCGAATGGATCAACCCGCCGCTGCGCGTCGTCCTCTCGGACGGCCAGTACCGCCTCAGCGTGCAACGTGATGCAGCCGGTGTGCTGCGGGTAGTGAGTCGACCATGA
- a CDS encoding type II secretion system protein N, whose amino-acid sequence MAFTDRLSPAHGIQALALLAALAGVVVWTPLLLTSAESHTPPVAPQALAARSENPALQWFSDAPAAVQVRVSGVLAGARGAVAILSLNDGPPRSFFAGERLSPGVRLAAIEGDAVVIERGGEQERVHLDKLPDAPVLPMLTRP is encoded by the coding sequence ATGGCATTCACTGATCGCTTATCTCCCGCCCACGGCATCCAGGCCCTGGCGCTGTTGGCGGCGTTGGCCGGCGTTGTCGTCTGGACGCCGTTGTTGCTGACGTCCGCTGAATCCCATACCCCGCCGGTGGCGCCCCAGGCGCTGGCTGCGCGCAGTGAGAACCCGGCCCTGCAGTGGTTTTCCGATGCGCCGGCAGCCGTGCAAGTCAGGGTTTCCGGGGTGTTGGCCGGTGCCCGGGGGGCGGTGGCGATTCTCAGCCTCAACGACGGCCCGCCGCGCAGTTTTTTCGCCGGTGAGCGCCTCAGCCCCGGCGTACGCCTGGCGGCTATCGAGGGCGACGCGGTGGTGATCGAGCGCGGGGGCGAACAGGAACGGGTGCACCTGGACAAGTTGCCCGACGCACCGGTCTTGCCCATGCTCACTCGACCGTAG
- the gspI gene encoding type II secretion system minor pseudopilin GspI codes for MRGRRKSEGFTLIEVLVALAIIAVAMAAAVRVAGLMTQSNGLLRDKSMALLAAQSRLAELRLDGRLRPGRRTFECDQGRLKLRCEQVIDATADGRLFKVNVRVLDAAREAPPLARLETLVARPPSPDKQATVE; via the coding sequence ATGCGCGGCCGTCGCAAGAGCGAAGGTTTTACCCTGATCGAAGTGTTGGTGGCCCTGGCGATTATCGCGGTGGCCATGGCCGCAGCGGTGCGTGTGGCTGGGTTGATGACCCAGAGCAACGGCCTGTTGCGAGACAAGTCGATGGCGTTGCTGGCGGCGCAGAGTCGCCTGGCGGAACTGCGTCTGGACGGACGCTTGAGACCGGGACGCAGAACCTTCGAGTGCGATCAGGGCCGGCTGAAACTGCGCTGTGAGCAAGTGATTGACGCAACGGCGGACGGGCGCTTGTTCAAGGTCAACGTACGGGTCCTGGACGCCGCCCGTGAGGCGCCGCCCTTGGCGCGGCTGGAGACATTAGTCGCGCGTCCGCCATCGCCAGACAAACAGGCTACGGTCGAGTGA
- the gspG gene encoding type II secretion system major pseudopilin GspG gives MDIAHRKSPSRGPAGQHGFTLIEIMVVVVILGILAAMVVPKVLDRPDQARATAARQDIGGLMQALKLYRLDHGSYPNMTQGLKVLAERPADAKNSNWRAYLERLPNDPWGRPYHYLHPGANGEVDVFSLGADGEPDGDGVNADIGSWQL, from the coding sequence ATGGATATCGCGCACCGCAAGTCCCCGTCGCGTGGCCCTGCCGGCCAGCATGGCTTCACCTTGATCGAGATCATGGTGGTGGTGGTGATTCTCGGGATCCTCGCCGCGATGGTCGTGCCCAAGGTTCTCGACCGGCCGGATCAGGCGCGGGCTACCGCCGCCCGCCAAGACATCGGTGGATTGATGCAGGCGCTTAAGCTCTACCGTCTGGATCACGGCAGCTATCCGAACATGACCCAAGGGTTGAAGGTATTGGCAGAGCGCCCGGCCGACGCGAAAAACAGTAACTGGCGCGCCTACCTCGAACGCCTGCCCAACGACCCATGGGGCCGTCCTTATCACTACCTCCATCCCGGCGCCAACGGCGAGGTCGATGTGTTCTCCCTGGGCGCCGATGGCGAACCGGATGGCGACGGCGTCAACGCCGATATCGGCTCTTGGCAGTTGTAA
- the gspK gene encoding type II secretion system minor pseudopilin GspK yields MNRHSPMTAKQRGMAIISALLIAAVVAVIAGAMLTRQTVFTRTLEAEQLRIQGSWLLQGGLEASRQLLWEARQKDVLTRLDQPWARPFHGAVEGQLADEQGKFNLRNLMNQQLPDATQLQSFQRLCQLIGIDANVSRRISQRVIASYDQRTGPALDASPDIDVSSTRVTSPEAAAEIRPATYPMLRSVDDLAAIKGLEPDALRRLAQYVSVLPGNTWVNGNTASAEVLSAVVPGLSLSQAQALVNERNSGRWFINRGDFVNRLRMPRISVDTVQVGITSEWFRWQGQARHEQRRVRGDALLHRPEDRQPRIIWWRVGA; encoded by the coding sequence ATGAACAGGCATTCGCCGATGACGGCGAAGCAGCGCGGCATGGCGATTATCAGCGCCTTGCTGATTGCCGCCGTGGTGGCGGTGATAGCCGGCGCGATGCTTACCCGGCAAACCGTCTTCACCCGCACCCTGGAGGCCGAGCAACTGCGCATCCAGGGCAGTTGGTTGTTGCAGGGCGGACTGGAGGCCAGTCGTCAACTGTTGTGGGAGGCGCGACAGAAGGATGTGCTGACCCGGCTCGACCAGCCTTGGGCACGACCTTTTCACGGCGCTGTCGAAGGGCAACTGGCCGACGAGCAGGGTAAGTTCAATCTGCGCAATCTGATGAATCAACAGCTGCCGGACGCTACGCAGCTACAGAGCTTCCAGCGCCTGTGCCAGTTGATCGGCATCGATGCCAATGTCAGTCGTCGCATCAGCCAGCGCGTGATCGCCTCCTATGACCAGCGCACAGGGCCAGCGCTTGATGCCTCGCCAGACATCGATGTCAGCAGCACGCGTGTCACCTCGCCTGAGGCGGCTGCCGAGATACGCCCGGCCACGTATCCGATGTTGCGCAGCGTCGATGATCTGGCCGCCATCAAAGGCCTGGAACCGGACGCCTTGAGGCGTTTGGCGCAGTATGTCAGCGTGCTGCCCGGCAATACCTGGGTCAACGGCAATACCGCCAGTGCCGAAGTGCTCAGCGCGGTGGTGCCGGGGCTCAGCCTGTCCCAGGCCCAGGCCCTGGTGAACGAACGTAACAGCGGTCGCTGGTTCATCAATCGCGGGGATTTTGTCAACCGCCTGCGCATGCCACGGATATCGGTGGACACGGTGCAAGTCGGGATCACCAGTGAGTGGTTTCGCTGGCAGGGCCAGGCTCGCCACGAGCAACGTCGAGTCAGAGGCGACGCGCTGTTGCATCGCCCCGAAGACCGGCAACCGCGGATTATCTGGTGGCGGGTGGGCGCATGA